The genomic region AACAGACCCAGAATATGAAaataggtgtgtttaattggggttgaaactaaaatatgcagaacactggccctccaggaccgagtttgggcacccctgcattaATCTCTACTGCAAAGTCTTCTTTTAAAGGAAAGTGTCTTTCAATGCTCCAGGCTGATCCAGAACTGCTTTCCTGCGACTCGATGCCTCTAGGATCTTCTTCCGTGGGCCCAGCTGAATGCGTATCCCTTTCAGATCATCATCAGTGCACAGCATCAAAGCTTCCAGATCTAAGTGTTCGCGGGTGAACACCGGCCCAAAGTCCAACAGCCCGATCGATGCCAAAAACGAATCCAAATTAGAGGTCTCGTCTTCTTCCTCATTCAAACCGATCTCTTCTTCATTCCAAGGCAGCTCTGCATCTTCATCCAAACCCTCCAATCCTTCATCTACGGTTTCAAACAGCTCCTGACGGATCAAGTACCCTAGGTCTTCTGTATTACCAATAGGGAGGTCTTCAGGATCCATAGCCATTTCCATTGAGAAATTGCGTCGAAAGACCATTTTCCCAAGGCCTGGTCTTTCGAAAATAGACTTCACCTTCCCTGCTCCTTCATCATCCGAATTCCTATCACCATCATCGTCATCTTGAAGTTCATCCTGCTCATTGAAGACGTCAACGAATTCCGGTTTTTCTTGCGAGCCACTATCCTGCTTGACAAAAATCACATTGCTGTCACCTTGTTTGCTCACAGTACCTTTGTCCTTCTTGCCAAATTTGCGCTGGAGGGTTCCCTTGATGGTCGATGTAAGGGATCCGTTGGTGTCTGCGGCAATGAGTTTGGAGAATTGTTCACTGTTTTCGCTGCTTAAAGTCCCGGTGCCGGAAAACGAGCTTCCCTCAGAGACGGATCCACCGCGGTACATTTTATCCATCTTAGTCTGATGCTTCTTCTTGACCCGTTCGCATTGCTTCACTCGGCGTTCTGCATCTTTGGTGGCCTGGTCCTTCAGACGGGCCACTCTTTTGGCGTTCTGGCCCGTCTGCTGGGCCGCAGAGTTGTCCAGAAACCGAACACAGTCCATGTGGTCTCGAGAAGCCGCTACATCCATGGGCGTGTGGAAGTCATTGTCCAGAGCGAAGAGATTGGCTCCGAAGTTCACCAAGAAGCTGAGGATCTGCATGTGTCCATTTGCTGCGGCGTGATGCAGAGGCGTGTTGCCCCAGATGTCACTTTTGTTTGGATCCCCCCTACAagacataaataaaaatgaacataagTTAAGTTCAGCATCTCTCAATTCTAGTCCCAGTTTTCCCACTATACACTCCACATTTGAAATAAAGggacaaaatctgtcactggggtggtcccTGGGGCTTTGCTAGACCGCATTTAAAATTGCCAGTACCCCATAAATGCTTTGAGTTAcagtttactttatatgcaagtgtataaGACCTTAgaatatcactccagttgtgtctttaaattgaatttatttatgttatttatttagaataacaattgtataataataatacttttattcattcattttcatctgcttttccggggctgggtcgcgggggcagcagtctcaggagaggaCCCcggacttccctctccccagacacttactccagctcctctgggggatcCCGagacgttcccaggccagccgagagacatagtcccacCAGTCCCTCCTcccttccccgaggcctcctttCGGTGGAACACagcctaggtaggtgtccaggaggcatctgaaacaattgcccgagccacctcagctgacttctctcgatgtgaaggagcagcggctctactccgagctcttcctcaccctgtctataagggtgcgccctgccaccctgcgaaggaaactcatttcgaccacttgtatccgagatcttgtcctttcggtcataacccaaagctcatgaccataggtgagagtaggaatgtacaTTGACCaataaatcaagagctttgcctttcggctccgctcctttaccacaatggaccggtacatcCACCGCATTACTGTTGCTGCTGCAccgatctgcctgtcaatctcacaacatccttccctcactcgtgaacaaaaccccaaaatacttgaactcctccacctgggaaaaggactttcctccaacctggagatggcaaaccacctttttccggtggtaGCACCatgtaataatacttaataaaactactactgctactactactactactaataataaccatacttgtatttatttatattattctgtATAGCTATTTATATATGGGTAAACAATATTTGGGGGGTTGTGGAGTTTAGGGGGGCCTGTGCcacagtagagctttatgtctagcaacacccctgggttgtaccttttcaaatggtaggtttttgttcctaaaaggtccttaaaggtacatattaaaagctaaaaagtacaaatttgtacctcatAGTACCTTATAGTACACAAgtgaaccttaaaggtacaaaaatgtaccctaaaggtactaatgtccacctgtgcAGTACAAaactgtaccttttgaaaaggtaacactctagtgacagattttgtacctttattttagAGTGTACAGCAAAACATGCATTTCTTACTtactgtttttgtcttgtttcatgGACAAATATcaaaaattcttaaatttaagaaacattttctagaaaagcaaaAAATAGTGTCTTTTTTTCAGAAACAATAAgttaaaattaagtgagattttccttagagctagcaaaataatctgtcaatggggcaagtaaaatactcctatttcaaagtgaaaactagATTACTTCACTTGTCCAATTTGCAGATTACTTTGCTTGCTTTAAGAAA from Danio aesculapii chromosome 3, fDanAes4.1, whole genome shotgun sequence harbors:
- the anks4b gene encoding ankyrin repeat and SAM domain-containing protein 4B codes for the protein MSRYHKAAIDGYLDLLKEATRKDLNTPDEDGMTPTLWAAYHGHIEALQLVCSRGGDPNKSDIWGNTPLHHAAANGHMQILSFLVNFGANLFALDNDFHTPMDVAASRDHMDCVRFLDNSAAQQTGQNAKRVARLKDQATKDAERRVKQCERVKKKHQTKMDKMYRGGSVSEGSSFSGTGTLSSENSEQFSKLIAADTNGSLTSTIKGTLQRKFGKKDKGTVSKQGDSNVIFVKQDSGSQEKPEFVDVFNEQDELQDDDDGDRNSDDEGAGKVKSIFERPGLGKMVFRRNFSMEMAMDPEDLPIGNTEDLGYLIRQELFETVDEGLEGLDEDAELPWNEEEIGLNEEEDETSNLDSFLASIGLLDFGPVFTREHLDLEALMLCTDDDLKGIRIQLGPRKKILEASSRRKAVLDQPGALKDTFL